TCGTCCGGTTTCACCTTGAGCAGGCGGCGGAGCACGTCCTCGGCTTTCCCGATTTCGTTTCCCCGAAGGCGGGTCATGGCAAGGTTGATATAGGCGGGCCTGAACTCGGAGTCGGCCCGGATCGCCCCCTCGAACGCGCGGCCCGCGTCTTCGAACCTGCCCTTTCGCAAGAAGACCGTCCCCCTGTTGTTCTGGGCGCTGGCGTATTCGGGCCGCAGCCGTAGCGCCCTGTCGAAGGACGCCAAGGCGTCGTCGAGCCGGCCCGATTCCAGAAACGCGTAGCCCTGGTTATGGTGGACCTCGGCGGAATCCGGCCGCATGCGCAATGCCTTGCCGTAGGCCGAGACCGCTTCCTGAAATCGCTTCATCTGCAGATAGGCGTTGCCGAGGTTGACCAGGGGTTGCGGGGCCTCGACGTCGATCTCATGGGCCTTCCGGAACGCACGAACAGCCTCGGCGTGCAGACCCTTTTTCAGCAGCGCATGGCCCAGGTTGCTCTGGACGTCGGCTGACCAGGGAGCCAATCGCCCGGCGGTGCGGTAGCTGTCTATGGCCTTGTCGATTTCCCCCGCCTTCAAGCGCATCGCGCCGAGATTGTTGTGGCTGTCCGCGTAGTCGGGATTCAGCCGGAGGGCCTTTTCGTAGGCCTCACGCGCCTGGTCCAATTTCCCCTCTTGCTCGTAGAGAAGCCCGAGGCTGTTCCACGACTGGGGCGTGTCGTGGCCCTGCTCCAGCAACTGGTGCTGATAGTAGACCGCCGCCTGGTCGTTGAGTCCGGCCCTTCGGAATGAATCGGCGATCATGGTGTAGTCCCGGGCGAATTCCATGCCGATGGATTTCCCGGGAAAGGGAAAGGCGGCCCGGACCAGTTCTTCTTCAGACCGAGGGGTGCTTTGAATGTCCCGGATGATCTGGCGGGCCGGAACTCTGCCCCGGTAGATCTTGACGATGTTCCCGTCCCGATCCAGAAGCATGGACGTGGGAACGGCCAGGTCGCGTATCTTTTCGAACAGGAAGCGATTCACCAGGTTGTACGCCGCGATGACGTCCTCGTCGGCAAGCAGCACCGGGAAGGGGAACTCCTCCTCCCGGGCATACTCCAGCACCTTTGCGCGGTCCGCGGGATCATCGACGGAGATGGCCAGAATCGCGGCGCCGAGGTCTCGCAGATCGTCCTGATGTGATCGCAGGTCCCGCAGTTCTTCCCGGCAAGGCGGACACCAGGTCGCCCAGAAGTTCAGCAACACCCGGCGGCCCCGGTACATGCCCAGGGAATGATGCCTTCCGTTCAAACCGGGCAACCGGAACTTGGGTGCGGCAAGTTTCTCCAGCAACCAGGTTCCGCTGTACAAAGGAGGATCCCCAGCGGGCGCTTCCCCCCCTTCGTCCGGCCTGGGGTCATCTTGCGGGAGAGACCGAAACGGAATGGTCTCCGTCCTGTCCCACCCCTCTACGATCACGATCCTGTGGTTGGCCGGAAGATCGCGAACAGTCTGGACATCCCCGCTGGGCCACTCGATCCTGACCTTCCGGATCCCGTCCTGGTTCCCCAGGCCGAACCAGACCCGGCGGGAGCTCTGGGACAGGAAGCCGGATCCGATCTTGACGAATTTCGACCTGGAGCCGGCGCCGGTCTCGATGGTGATCTTCGCTCCGACGGCGTCCCTGTTGCTGCGGGTGCCCCTGAGGTCGAAACTGGCCGCGTTGTAGCCGCTCCCGGCATGGTTTCGCATCAGCCGGAGTTGCGGCGAATTTCGATTCTTGAGGATGAGGTCCAGGTCGCCGTCCTGGTCGAGGTCGCCCACGGCGAAGGCCCGTCCATCTTCGGGGAAGTCCAACCCTGTGATGCCCGAGGCGTCGGCGAAGGTTCCGTCGCCACAGTTGATGTAGAAGTTATTGGTCTCGCGCGCACTCAGGGAACCGCCCTGCCGGATCAGCAGGTTCACCGCGTCCCATCCGTTCCGGTATTCGGAACCGATTCGCGCTCCGCACGGGGCCGAAGCCACAGCAGATTTCGATGGCGATTGCGACACGACCTGCCGCCAGAGGAAGCTTCAGAGGTCCTTCGTGTCTTCGTTGGTGATGAAGCCGTTCACCACGTACAGGTCTTCATGACCGTCGTTGTCGAAGTCGAAGAAATCGCTGCTCCAGGCCCACCGTCCCAACTCCACGTCCGCTTGTGCGCCGACCTCCTCGAACGTGCCGTCGCCCCGATTGGAGAACAACGAGTTGCCCTTGGCATGCCGTTGATAGTTTTGGACCTCTTCCTGCGGCCGCTGGCTCTGAAACTGCCGCAACGAAGTGATCCGCTGACCTGCCGACGACCACATGTTTCCCACGTAGAGGTCCAGTCGGCCGTCGTTGTCGTAGTCCTCCCAGGCCGCGCTCATCCCCGCTCCGATGTCCTCCACTCCCGCTTCCCGGGCCACGTCGGTGAAGGTACCGTCACCGTTGTTCCGGTAGAGGTTGTTGCGACCGAAGTCGTTGGCGACGTACAGGTCCGGGTATCGGTCGCCGTTGTAGTCACCCCACGCCGCGGCGAAGCTGTAACGCAGATTGTTCCGGTTCATTCCGGATTGGAGGGTGACGTCGCGGAACGACCCATTCCCCTGGTTCCGCAAGAGGATGTTGGGGGCGCCGTTGTTGGCGTCATGGTAGGGAAAGGGATAGTTTCCCAATTCCTCCTGTCCCCGCCAAAAGGCGTATGAACAGACGTAGATGTCCAGGTGTCCGTCCCGGTCGTAGTCGGCCAAGGCGGCGGACACTTTGCTGCCGTCGGTGTCATCGATGGCCTCGAACCCGGAGTCGCCGGCCAGGCTGAACCGGCCGGAACCGTCGTTTTGAAACAGCAGTGAGCTGGTCCCGATGAGGATCAGGTCCGGGTCCCCGTCGTTGTCCGTGTCGGCCAGGAAACTGGAGGCCGTGTTGTCCAGGACGTCGACTCCCGCCATTTCCGTGACGTCCAGAAAGGTGCCGTCTCCCTCGTTGCGAAACAGCAGATTGGGCAGGCCCGCCGGCTGGGAGACATGGAAATCCTCGTCGCCGTCGCCGTCGATATCGGCAATTGCGACGCCGTTGTGACCATAGACATCCATTCCGGCCACATAGTCGAGGACTCCCTGCCAATACTCGACTCCTTGAAGCAACTGCTTCCGGTAAGAATCATTCTTTCCCAGCGCTTGATGCGTGACCTCCGTGAAGGCGCTTCCGGCACTTCTCGCCCGCGACGCGGCAAGGACTTTCAGCCGCGAGAGTTCCCAGCGGCCCGTTCGGTCCTTTTGCCAACTGAGTTGCCAGTCCCCCTTCCACTGCAAGGATTCGCCATCCTTGCCCTGACCGACGATGGTGTAGATGACGTCGCTGACGACGGATGATCCTGGAAACCGGGGCGATTCGATCCTCGTCACCTTGAATTTCACATCACGGATCCGGACGGCTTCCCG
The sequence above is a segment of the Acidobacteriota bacterium genome. Coding sequences within it:
- a CDS encoding tetratricopeptide repeat protein, which encodes MNLLIRQGGSLSARETNNFYINCGDGTFADASGITGLDFPEDGRAFAVGDLDQDGDLDLILKNRNSPQLRLMRNHAGSGYNAASFDLRGTRSNRDAVGAKITIETGAGSRSKFVKIGSGFLSQSSRRVWFGLGNQDGIRKVRIEWPSGDVQTVRDLPANHRIVIVEGWDRTETIPFRSLPQDDPRPDEGGEAPAGDPPLYSGTWLLEKLAAPKFRLPGLNGRHHSLGMYRGRRVLLNFWATWCPPCREELRDLRSHQDDLRDLGAAILAISVDDPADRAKVLEYAREEEFPFPVLLADEDVIAAYNLVNRFLFEKIRDLAVPTSMLLDRDGNIVKIYRGRVPARQIIRDIQSTPRSEEELVRAAFPFPGKSIGMEFARDYTMIADSFRRAGLNDQAAVYYQHQLLEQGHDTPQSWNSLGLLYEQEGKLDQAREAYEKALRLNPDYADSHNNLGAMRLKAGEIDKAIDSYRTAGRLAPWSADVQSNLGHALLKKGLHAEAVRAFRKAHEIDVEAPQPLVNLGNAYLQMKRFQEAVSAYGKALRMRPDSAEVHHNQGYAFLESGRLDDALASFDRALRLRPEYASAQNNRGTVFLRKGRFEDAGRAFEGAIRADSEFRPAYINLAMTRLRGNEIGKAEDVLRRLLKVKPDDAVALDLLAQIEQVKSSAP
- a CDS encoding VCBS repeat-containing protein, which translates into the protein MKKVPEGSDEWDTEELDVEIESRLEKLAVALKDTPDSDSFPSGLLSSGFKGTPLEPAATRKVKSEEGLEILRGEPAGEERVTAAAFPSEIARLLREAVRIRDVKFKVTRIESPRFPGSSVVSDVIYTIVGQGKDGESLQWKGDWQLSWQKDRTGRWELSRLKVLAASRARSAGSAFTEVTHQALGKNDSYRKQLLQGVEYWQGVLDYVAGMDVYGHNGVAIADIDGDGDEDFHVSQPAGLPNLLFRNEGDGTFLDVTEMAGVDVLDNTASSFLADTDNDGDPDLILIGTSSLLFQNDGSGRFSLAGDSGFEAIDDTDGSKVSAALADYDRDGHLDIYVCSYAFWRGQEELGNYPFPYHDANNGAPNILLRNQGNGSFRDVTLQSGMNRNNLRYSFAAAWGDYNGDRYPDLYVANDFGRNNLYRNNGDGTFTDVAREAGVEDIGAGMSAAWEDYDNDGRLDLYVGNMWSSAGQRITSLRQFQSQRPQEEVQNYQRHAKGNSLFSNRGDGTFEEVGAQADVELGRWAWSSDFFDFDNDGHEDLYVVNGFITNEDTKDL